The sequence below is a genomic window from Theobroma cacao cultivar B97-61/B2 chromosome 6, Criollo_cocoa_genome_V2, whole genome shotgun sequence.
tatattaattaaaaataaatgaaaaataaacaaaaaaaggaaaaaaaaaagaggaaaaatggGAGTGGGGAACGATTGGCAGGGTGcggacgcaccctgccaggcacCTCTCTCACCTTACTAGACGCGAGAaattcgcgtctggcagggtAGTGGGAGCGTGCTCCCTTCAACCCAGTATAAAAGAGTCGGAGCCAAGAAAATCAAGGGGGCCACAACCTGCAAACCAAAAAACCCTAGAAAAATCCCTAAGCAACCAAAATCAAAGGATTCCTAGTTTTCTAGCAACCACAATTATCCACAATAccaaaaaataccaaaaataaaaaaataggcAATTGACAGAGGGAGGTCTGACGTGGGCTAGAGGTCAGCGATAGAAAGAGATCGGTAGAGGGAGAGCTCGATTTGGGCAAAGGAAGAGATCGGTGGAGGGAGAGCCCGATTTGGGCAAAGGGAGAGCAAATCTAAGCAGTCGGCAGAGGGAGGTCTGGCGTGGGCTAGTGGCCGGCGATAGGAAGAGATCGGTAGAGGGAGAGCCCGATTTGGGCAAAGGAAGAGATCGGTGGAGGGAGAGCTCGATTTGGGCAAAGGGAGAGCAGATCTAGGCGATCGGCAGAGGGAGGTCCGGCGTGGGCTATTGGCTGGAGGTGGGAAGAGATCGGTAGAGGGAGAGCCCGATTTGGGGTTGGCTGGCAGTTTGGTAGAGAAAAGGGAGAGGATTTGGGtcctagagagagagagagagagacaaaaaggagaaaatgggaaaaaaggaagaaaattaagtttaaatagcTAAGAGTTGGGGCATGTGAAATGGTACCGTTTTGGACACCAGGGAGCTGAATTCTTGAAGCAGGCTTACAAGCTTTTCGGGTCAGCCCGATTCACCTTGAGCCGGGTTACGCTAAAGCTTTGGGGTAAGTTTTGGATCGTTGATTTATTGGGTTATGATTGTAGTATTTGTGTTGATTGTttaagttagaattttttttatgtagcTTTATGTTAAGGGtagtaaaataatataaataaagtataTTAATGTTgtagaatgaattttaaaacatattaggaaaaaatataataaaaaataaaaaaatacaaaaatatgtaaataaaaaataataataatagagatgtttaaaaatgtaaaaatgtgaagaaaaagagagagattggaatagataagaaaatatataaaatatatgtgcaattatatgaaaataaataatagcaTAATTAGGTAGAAAGattatttagttataaaaatagatccaagaataaaaatatgtaggaaaataaatgaacatttaattaaaaattaataatatagtaAATAGGTTTAGCGGGACATTGTACATGGAAAAGTAAGCATTTAGTGATATGAAtggatttatttaatatacacataaaaaaggaaatatatgACTAGATTAAGAATATGGGtaagagaaaatataaaatgtagGAAGAGTTGAAATGTGagacataataataatacacTTAACTAAGAGAGTCTATATGGGGAAATCATGAATGGAAAAgaacttgaaaaaaataataaaatgataaaaatagaaaatatagtAGAATAAAATGTGCAATTGTCAAAGTATTTAAAAAGATAGCttcataaatgaaaaagaatgagaaTGGGCACAAAGAGAGAGGGAATGAAAATATGAtaagataaataattattaataaaataattgattaatttaataccgatgatgggatgattggtTGAGATGCGAGAAGTCACAATCCCGAGCCATATTCCCTAGGTTCGGAATTCTAATCAAGGCTCCACCAatatgatgggagggcctcgattttggagtttcgagattttaattttaaataaataaaaaaataaatataaaaaaataaaaaaatgattcNaacaatagataaaaaagggataaaaataataaataaaaataattcaaatatataataaaataataaatttgtaaaaatacaatatacatgacattaaataaatagacaaataaataaaaaatccaaaacaataagtaatttaaaattgagtaTTAAATATCTAATGGTATAAACtatagattaataaaatgttatgtaaaagaaaaataaaattttgttcactaaaataacatggaattataaacaatttatctaattataaaaggaaaatataagaacttagaataaaaaatgtaaagtatgaaaaaataataataaggaataagaatagaaaatatgataataaaaaataataattaaataataataaatgagaaaaaatagataattgcattagcataacatatatatatgttgcatcatgcatatcattgcatataaatatttctgttttcgagtttaagcctTAATGATGGGATCTTCCGAGGGTCTTGAGAAGGCGGGTATTCCTTGAAAAGTTTTCTAGTTGAAAAGATGTCAtcgggtcccaccagtatgatgggagggctcgagaaatatctttaataaaaagcttttacccgaattaggttcattatgcacgaaaacgttatttttaaagaaaaacgtacGGTGACCCCGATGACGGGATATATTCGTCGAATTTGCTAAGGCGAATTTCTCGAATAATTCCTTAGGTGAGAGAACACCCCAGATctcaccagtatgatgggcgaaTTTGGGAGAATgtcctcgataaaaggttattcgttCGACATATTTTCatctcacgccatgcatttcatcttgcctcacatttgcattccattttaggttaaatagaaggtaaaataagagaataataattaagaaaatatagtgaaattaaaaattaaagcctaataggataatttaaaaatggtaccattcatggaacgggcgtcTCAAGGGTGCTAATCCTTTCCCGAGCGTAACTGTACTCCCGAACTTAGATTTAGATAAACGTAGACCAGTTTAGGAttcttttcggtgggcttaaaattaatttaaagcttcatcgattagaatcgagtcaataggtggccaatcgcacctagtaaaaaaaattggtggtgactcctaatttttagagttttcacttGCGTCTAGTGGTCGGGTTCTCGGACCTGCACGTTACGACACAGTGATATGCGTGATCGGACATTTGGTatcatcatatttttcaaaatctagAATTTTGAATTTGGGAGGGATGACCACATCTAGTACAAGACAAAGTTCTATTGCGTCCATGGAACAGTACGTACTCATCCCTTCTACCATACGTAACCTTTCTTCCAACAGGTCGAACTTCTGATGGGTATCAGGGTTATCTTTTGATTCAACGAAaccaaatttaagtttttcttcttcttttggaTCATCCAAATCAGGCACAAAGATAGGATCTGAAGGACTCGTCCCTCTAATCGACCTTGGTTGAACATAGGTCGGAGGTGGTCTCGTAGGTAAAGATATTCCGAAGAATGGATATGGACTCACTTGTGACATAGGGACTGAAGCATTTCTTGCTGGTGGTGGAGTAAACCTTGACGGATGTGTAGGCTTTGCATTGGCCTCTGAAGGTTGTACCTCTTTTGGCGTACTGAAACTCCCCAtcactcttttttctttatcagttgatattaatttcaaaatcttaGCTAATTGACCCATGATTTCCTCTTacttcttttcaattttgtccATCCTTTCTGAGTATTCGTTTCCCATGACCTTTGAGTGGGCTCTCGTGTTGTATCAGTGaaggatttgattttttaaaattttgttctttataatcattcatttacataagttagaattttatttgattaaataaatattgacaaatacatattattattattattattatatgcctttattaaatgaatcatGTGATTGTACTACAAGTGAAAagtattgaaaagaaaaataagaaaaatattggcCATCCAACAACAATTACCATAAGAAATCCGTATCTATAAAACTGAATATCTGATTACATCCATGTTCAAAACATTGACATCATTGcgtttcaaaaggaaaaaccaacgTTATCATACTGATCTCGCACCATCTTAAGATGATTGATCAGTAGCTCACTCAACTCGTCATTCGGAAAGATCTCTTGGCAAAGCTTTTCTGTCTTGTTCGTCATTTCTCTTGCCTTGAAAGTTGTTTCTCTCATTTGCCTTATTATACCTTTCATTTcagctttctttctttgaagATTTTGTTCACACAAGTtacttttttctcttatttgaaaatattccCGCCTAACAGCTTCATATTGTCCTTTATAACCTTCCATGGCGGTCTCCATTAAATTATAGTCATTCTTCAGCCTTTGTATAGTTTGCTTTTGCCTTTGTATTTGGTTTTGCAGAGTACCATTAATGTTTTGAATCTCTTGAATTTTGGCCATCAAGGAAGAATTTGTTGCATTGGATCCCTCGAACTTGTTTTTCCATTCATCTCGCTCTTCCATGGTCCTTCgtaattttcttcttgtttctttcttcacctCCTCTAACTCATCTTCATATTTTCGTTTCATTTTTGCCATTTCTTTCTCGAGTTtcttcctaaccaattcactctCTAAGAGGACATTTTTGAGTTCTAGATTTACTGGGAGTTTCTATGCATTTTCTAGAGGATATATAACATCCTTCACCCTCTGAGCATGCCATGCTAGATATCTCGTGGTAATCTCATCGGTCAATCTTCTTTGATCTACTCTACTTGTCTTTTTCCAATCTTGTACAATTTCTTAGATTTTCTTCAAAGTTCTTGGCTCCCCGTATGCGAATTCTAATTGATTGAGTCAGTGAGTCATGGGCACAAATTGCTCGGACCCAAATTGCCTTCGTATCATTATCGGGACGTAACTAATTACCCCCAAGATCCCATTAGTGGTACCCATGGCTTATCTCCGTATTTATACATTACTTGCATTTTGGGCATCCAAGGGACTCTCTAAGTCACCTCGACACTTAATCAAGTTTCTAAGCTTGACAATCCACTCTTCCTTTCTCTTGCAAACTGACCATTCACTCTCATAGAATTCAAAGGTTGGACAACTTGTAGATAAaaaaggctttcaaaatttactCACTTTACACTCAAAGTGACTTTTGATCTATATAATGAGAAGCTGAGCACACTCGATAGGACGTCTTTCACCTTTGCGTCGACAATAATTTAACGATTTGAAGGTCTCGACTAAGATAAAGGGAGCTGGGTTGATATTCCGTGTCACTTGGTCAAAGAAATCTATGACTGGTACTTCGACATGACTTAGAACTTTAAAACTCCACCAGTACGGTAAGagggttttaattttaaaatttcgatattcttaatttttaataaataaaaattattatataataaattagtcaatatataaatataaatataataaatataaaagaacaAATGTCATATATTCATTTAAGGtgtcaaaatataaatataaacttttgaaaaaaatataatactcatgacaatatataaataaataaatactcaATGATGGGAAATTCATAATGATTAATACATTTAAAgtataaaagttaaatatttagttatataaaatatatataataataaatttataagtgTTATAAAAACAGAATAGGATAGATAgtaaaaagaggaaaaagtcgaatcaaaatatatacaatTATGAAATAGGATATCTTGCTTAAAGACTATAGAGTTtgagtaaaaagaaaatttatatagTAAAATAGATATACATCTAAATAacatagaaaaatatataattcataatatacatatttataacAAGAAAcgataaaaaaggaaaattttaaagaaataacaaagaaGATATAAGAGgacttagaaaaaaaaaaaatttcatgagCATATCACACATCACTATTGCATTGTAAATGTCATGGCATGtagatatttatataaacGAGTATAAGTCCCGATGATGGGAGTTTCCGAAGGATCTTGCCAAGGCGAGTTTTCTTCGAAAAGTttcctaggtgaaaagatatCTCTAAGTCCCACCAGTACGACGGGAAGACTCAGagaatatctttaataaaaaggcTTTTGCTCGTAATAGGTCTGCATtcacgaaaatattatttttgctAAAACACATACGATAACTCCGAGGATGGGATTTATTCATCAAATTTGCAAAGATAAGTTTCCTGGATAATtctctaggtgagagaatattTCGGATCTcactagtatgatgggcgAATCTAGGAaatatcctcaataaaaagTTTTTCGTCTgacattatttgaattttatgccATACATTTCACGAATGCATCATGTACACCTCACACTCGTAaggtcaaataaaatattttaataaaataaaaaataaaacaaatgaataataactaaagaaacataataaatttaagaattagGGCTTCGATAGGATAATCTATAATTAAATGATATCATTCGTGGAATGGATGTCATGGGGTGCTAATTCTTCTCCGGACGTAACTGTACTCTCGAACCTAATCCTAAAAATCATAAACCAGTTTAATGTTCTCTCGacaaacttaaaattaatttaagatctcgtttattataattaagtcaataggtgaccaatcacacttAGAAAAAGATTGTGGcaactcttaatttttttcacatcTAGTGATTGGGTTCTCGGATCCGCATGTTACGACAATATCTAGTATTGATTAATGCCCATTAGTATAATAGGAAAATGTAGTATATATCTAACCCAGTTTTTGAATTGATATACTTTGTTGTCTTTCTTGCATAATATTGGAGTATGGTTGCTAATAAGTTCTTATGGCCCAACTTCTTGAGTAGCTTCTCTATTCTAGAAAACTAGGTATGGGCTACCTCGAGTTTGGAAGAATAGTTTTTCCATTTTAGTTTCTGTGAAGATGGAGAAAGTTTCTGGAGGCTAATATTTGGAACTCCAAattaaagttgaaaagaaCGACGACAAGAAGTTGATAGGCTTctgtaataaaattttaaatgaacaaaaaaatttcttcattttgcaAATAGTATTAATTCTAAcaatacttttcaaaaatctgtatttcaacatatttttatagCATGTTTGATTCACGGaataaataagaatagaatagaataattattacGTAAAAATAGAATGAGatgagaatagaatagaatatatattatataatttggtATGACGAATGGAATAgagtataaataattattatgacttattgcagtgtttggttggtaacaataactttgaaataaaaaagaaataaaaagataaaaatattttttattatatatataattatttatttttattttatttttaaatattaataatttataatttaattaaaatattaataattttttattttttatttaatatcattaaaattttaatatattaataatttaataagtaaaacattaatattttaaaatatttatattataatattttaatcatattaatattaataatatttaaaaaatatataaatattaatattttaaaatttataaataattttttttattttttcctttctttttctccatgGGCCAGCCACCGGAAAGGTGATTGGTCTAATGAAACGTCGATCTGGTACACCATATGATCGGATCTAGCCACTAGAGTGCCAGATCGATGCTTCCCGCGACTGGATTTGGTCGTGGAGTGCCAGATCCAGTCACGGGATCTGGTCGAGAAGCACTAGATCAGGTGCTTTTCGTGGTCAGATCTGGCTAGATCTCGGTTGAATCTTGTCGAAAAGGACTAGATTGACGCTTTTCAACCATATGCGATCGTGAAACCATCGTCGTCGCTGCCGCCAACATTATCTCCGGTGATGAATGCAAGTTAGGGAGAGAATGAGAGAGGAAAGAACGtgagaagagagaaagaataagggaaaatgaaaaaaaaaatatttataagtctaggattgtaatatttttaagttatgAGGAGCATTTTagttttatcatattttaagaATATCCTTTCAGTCATGGAATAGCAAAATCCATGAAGAAGCTTGGATGTAGTTAAGCCTGAGTTTTTCTCTTGTCATAAAGAATATTTATTACTAGATAATAACTATTCCCTGTGACATTGCTTACCAAACAGAGGTAAAGCAAACACATGGGAATAGACAACTATTCCCTGTACCAAATGTGCATTTAGTGTAGTTTTAATCGGGCCAAATAAGTTTTGTACTTTTggataagaaaattttatttatgcaaCATTTTTGTACATCGGACGAGATACTCATACAATTAATTAGATTCAATTATTGGTAGGAGGTGGGCCGTCGTCAATTTCAGAGAATTGATGTTTGTTTCATGTTCAATCAGAGAATTGTTGGGGTGGTGTCAGTTCGTTGAATTGTGATTATTAGGTGGTCCTGGAGTAATAGACGATTTTCAGCTTtggtttgaaaaaaaaaaaaaagcaaatctTTTGCTCCAGTCAgatattgagaaaaaaaatcaactttggCTGAGACTTCTTTCTCATCTCCACCTTTTGGTTCAAAGAGGTAAGATCACTTGAATTTGTTTCATTTCCTCAAAACTAGAGGCGTGAAACTAGGTTCTGCAAAGTTACGTCGCCAATTCAGATACTTTAGCTGACCAAAGAATCTGGTCTATAGATCAATGGTGTTTGGACTTTGGACTGACTTAAGAATCTGAAAACTGAACTTTTCCATAGAAAGCTTATAAACGACTTTCTGTAGTAGACTATAGCTATATCGAAAAACAGGCTTGAATTTCACTTCCTTTTCTCCTTGCTTTTGGAAGAGCAAGGAGTGTGGAGACCATGAGATGtttagatttttcttttgttgtcaAAACAGCCTGATGTCCAAAAATAATATTGTGAAGAAAATGACAGTGAAGAGCCAGTATGATGTCCAAAATTAATTTGTGGCTTCAATTTGCCTTGAAGGTATAGGCAGTAAGGCTTCAACCCTGTTCTACTGAACAAGACATTGaattgacttaattaaaatttaatctgGGACATTTTTGGCCTTATTGAAGTTTGCAGAAAACCCTTGAAGAGAACCAGCAAAAATATCTATTGTCGGTTTGTGTTTTGCTTGTAATAGCACCcagaaaaaaaaggtaaaagatAAAGAGAATGCTGTAGATTTGGGTAGTTTAGCATTGAAGTTATGGTGAAATAGCTTTAGTGACAAAATATAACAAGTATTGTGGGGAAAATGGCTTTCAGTACCAAAACTATAAGGTTTGGTTAAAAACAGTGGTTGACATGGTAAATTTCGACTCTTCCATTGACATCCACCCTTTAAGAATATGAGGAAACAGACAAGGATCGAAATTTTGTTGAATAGATTAGAAGATCAAAATGCAATCAAGAAAGTGGTGTATATTTGAACACTTAGAAAGTTAAGTATACTAATATAAAAACCATTTTGATTAACGCTACAACTTGATCAAATGCCATATTATAAAGTTTTAagactttgattttttttttcagtctATCTATTAATGAATGGTTGATATTACAATggtgataaaaaaatttttaacgtCTTAGGTATCTGCACGAATAATTGAATCAGAGTCTCCCTTTGTTTATAATCAATTTGGTTTGATATTGGATAATTGTTTTAATATCCAACATAATATTATTGTAGgatctaaaaaaatatttaattattaaaaatatctctAATTTATTAAATGGGTATCTTGATCTTATAATATAACTACGTCTTTTCCgtgatgaattgatttaagttggatCAGAAGACGAAAGAGGAGGGTACACTTGCCTTCACCTGTCTATCGTGAGAAAGTGAACTCAACAAAAGAATGAAGGTAGACGGTGAGGATATCACtttgtattaattataataataataacgaTGCCATTGATTGGAAGGTTGCATCAATGCACATCTCCTTTATTTCATTTCCCTTCTTAATCTTGGCATTTTGGCTGCATTAATGTTCAGCGGTGAGTGACAGTCCCCTCGaaacaagttaaaaaaatGGTGTCACCACTCTCTCTGTGTCTCGTTCTCTCTCCAAAGCAAAGCACGCGTCAATGTTGGTTTGGTGGAAAACGTAGGCAAAGGCTAAGATGACAATGCgtctgctgctgctgctgatGCCATTGCTATCGGTGCCACAATGGATCCAGGACCGTCCATGTGTCTCTGCCTTAGAGGCCTTTAAGCTTACAAGTGCCGATGCCAATTGCATCCGTGGACTTTTGTGGTGAATCCAACACACCCAAAACTATGTATGCCCTTGTTGGGATCTTTGTCGTTTATGAATTAAGCTTATCCGACGGGCCAGATTCATTCATTGGAAGTTTTCTTTGCTCTTCTTTAAATCCCCATTTAGCTCATTACTGCTTCTAGTGGGGGAGTTTCTTCGTCCTCTGACCTCCCTGTCAAAAGGTTCTCTTTTTGAAACCGATACTTCTACaagtataatttttcaatCTGCTACAAAACTCTTACCTTCTTTACTTTCTGCACAGATTTTCTTTACTTCTGTTCTGTTCTTTTGGTTAGTTGGACTTGTGATTCTAAAAAACATATGAAAATGCTGCTGAGAAGCTCATCAACACCAATCTTAAACTCGTGGTTACCTCACTCGAAAGACTGTTCATCACCAGAGCCAGACTTTCCAAATCTCCAAAGAAACAGATCAGTCTACTCTCCTTCTCCCTTAGATGACCACAAGCAAAAACTAACACAAACCTTGGCTGATATCAGTATCCAAAATGGTACACCgaaaccaagaaaaaagaaggacAAAGCCATAATACCAACATCTCACTCTGTTGACAAACATGCAAAGCAAGAAAGTGATCAAGTCAAAGAGTCAAAACCCAACTCTTGCTCAATCCGAAGACTGTTTTCAAGTTCTGGGTTGGGAGAAAAAATAGTGGATGAAGATGGCGAAGACAGTATTGTGATGCAGACACCAGTGATGGGTGGTGGAGCAGGAAATGATGGTGGTAAAATCTGTGGTGGTGGTGGAAGAGGAGGAGGGTCAGACGCTGGAGATGATGGCGGTGTCTCAGGGTGCTTTGAGAGCAATAATCATGGGAGTGATAGCACTGATGTCTACTATCAGAAGATGATTGAAGCAAATCCTGGCAATCCGCTTTTGCTTGGGAATTATGCCAAGTTTTTAAAAGAGGTGAGTAATAAACTCTTAAGACAAGATAGTTAGCTTGCTATTTTTAGAACTGTTAGCTACTTTTTGCAATTCTCTATTGGTGTAGAAGTACTGGAGGAAGGGAAAGAGATGATAATTCTGTCATTGCTGAGGCAGTGAAAAGTCTAATGTTTCACAACGTTTAATGTTTGCCACTCAATTTAACCTAATGTAACTATTTTATATTGCTTCCTTACATAAGGAAACCTTTTGACCTTTCCTTTATCTGGTAAAATTTCACCTGTTACATTATATTTTTGCATCGATTTTTCTAGTTCCTGGTAGGCATGGAAAACTACTCTGAAGAGGACTAATCTgatcaatttattttctcttttgattTAGTTAGAACATAACTGATTGATCTTTTGTTTGTTCACAGATTAGAGGAGATTTTGCGAAAGCAGAGGAGTACTGCGGAAGAGCAATTCTGATGAATCCAGATgatgggaatgttttgtctCTCTATGCTGATCTAATTTGGCAAAACCAAAAGGATGCTCATAGAGCCAAAAGTTACTTTGATCGAGCTGTTAAAACTGCCCCGGATGACTGGTAAAATACCAAGTGCTAACTTATCAACATTCTTTGCGTTCAAATAAAGGTTTAACTTTTATGGCTACATTTGTTGTATCTAGTTTTGTTCTGTATCAAACAACCAATTGTTTTTATCAAACTGATGTGTTGCCTGAAATTTTACTAAGTTTACCTTGATGGATTCCTTGAATCTATAACTTAGTCATAAATTTTCCTGGATTTTGTAAAATCAACCATGTTTCGCAACAAAGAAGTCTTTATAGTTAATCTGTACCAGCTCTAATTTCATTTGTTAGAACTCAGAATCACTTATATACAGCTGAAACTTAATGTGTGATCCTCAATTTTGTCTGCAGTTTTGTCCTGGCTTCATATGCAAAATTTCTTTGGGATGCTGA
It includes:
- the LOC18595252 gene encoding uncharacterized protein LOC18595252 isoform X1, which encodes MKMLLRSSSTPILNSWLPHSKDCSSPEPDFPNLQRNRSVYSPSPLDDHKQKLTQTLADISIQNGTPKPRKKKDKAIIPTSHSVDKHAKQESDQVKESKPNSCSIRRLFSSSGLGEKIVDEDGEDSIVMQTPVMGGGAGNDGGKICGGGGRGGGSDAGDDGGVSGCFESNNHGSDSTDVYYQKMIEANPGNPLLLGNYAKFLKEIRGDFAKAEEYCGRAILMNPDDGNVLSLYADLIWQNQKDAHRAKSYFDRAVKTAPDDCFVLASYAKFLWDAEELEEEEEEHDQSRQETEHSSISHPDFFLRPPHNPPITAAS
- the LOC18595252 gene encoding uncharacterized protein LOC18595252 isoform X2 is translated as MKMLLRSSSTPILNSWLPHSKDCSSPEPDFPNLQRNRSVYSPSPLDDHKQKLTQTLADISIQNGTPKPRKKKDKAIIPTSHSVDKHAKQESDQVKESKPNSCSIRRLFSSSGLGEKIVDEDGEDSIVMQTPVMGGGAGNDGGKICGGGGRGGGSDAGDDGGVSGCFESNNHGSDSTDVYYQKMIEANPGNPLLLGNYAKFLKEIRGDFAKAEEYCGRAILMNPDDGNVLSLYADLIWQNQKDAHRAKSYFDRAVKTAPDDW